A section of the Spirosoma pollinicola genome encodes:
- a CDS encoding RagB/SusD family nutrient uptake outer membrane protein, which translates to MKHIPTFASLLLILSLTGCQKDLLESTPYGLTASNKFWRNGDDVVSATNAIYAPLLDEDGFAHTEYTFDNCSDDMNRAGDHPDETSLELFTFDPTNTHILNTWSSKYEVISRANAVLINAPKVTMDESIRNRSLGEAYFLRGFVYWRLAVIYGEVPILLEADVLTGNFNKAKSSLAEVQAQAESDFLKAASLLPVSYSGNDVGRATQGAANGFLTKLYVYQSQWAKAIATGTKVIGNPAYQLAPSFDQNFQLGTENNSEILFSLQYKSGWTTDDSPAYYHTVGSWGGWGFHEPIADLVSEFETGDPRRAYTVLVDGDKVDRKANGISTFTPDLTRVTGHAFRKYTGFTDAGDMDQGLNAPWLRTSDVYLLVAEAKIRSAQSGDTELNTVRKRVGLNAKTGATMTDIMHERRVELAGENERHQDLMRWDKAGLIDIVAHYKKDRGPYKPGRTFSKPKHYYFPLPQREIDLSDGVLKQNQYYVN; encoded by the coding sequence ATGAAACATATACCCACATTTGCCAGTCTACTACTCATACTGAGCCTAACGGGCTGCCAGAAAGACCTGCTCGAATCGACTCCCTACGGTCTGACAGCGTCGAACAAGTTCTGGCGTAATGGCGACGACGTCGTGTCGGCCACCAACGCGATTTACGCCCCGCTACTCGATGAAGACGGCTTCGCCCATACCGAGTACACCTTTGACAACTGCTCCGACGACATGAACCGTGCGGGTGATCACCCCGACGAAACATCGCTTGAGTTGTTCACCTTCGACCCAACTAACACCCACATCCTGAATACGTGGTCGAGCAAATATGAAGTGATTTCCCGTGCCAACGCCGTGCTGATCAATGCGCCTAAAGTGACTATGGACGAGAGTATCCGAAACCGTAGTCTGGGCGAAGCCTATTTCTTGCGCGGCTTCGTGTACTGGCGGTTAGCGGTGATCTACGGTGAAGTGCCTATCCTGCTCGAAGCCGACGTCCTAACCGGCAATTTTAACAAAGCCAAATCGTCACTGGCCGAGGTTCAGGCACAAGCTGAGTCAGACTTCCTAAAAGCTGCCAGTCTGCTGCCGGTATCTTACAGTGGCAATGATGTGGGCCGGGCCACGCAGGGAGCCGCCAATGGTTTTTTGACCAAGTTGTATGTCTACCAATCGCAGTGGGCCAAAGCCATTGCCACCGGGACAAAAGTAATTGGCAACCCAGCCTATCAACTAGCTCCCAGCTTCGACCAGAACTTTCAGCTTGGTACAGAAAATAATTCCGAAATTCTCTTTTCGCTGCAATACAAGTCGGGCTGGACGACCGACGACTCACCGGCCTACTACCATACGGTGGGCTCGTGGGGCGGATGGGGCTTTCACGAGCCCATCGCTGACCTCGTCAGTGAGTTTGAAACGGGCGATCCGCGTCGAGCCTACACCGTGCTGGTCGATGGCGACAAGGTCGACCGGAAAGCGAACGGGATTAGCACATTTACACCCGACCTGACCCGTGTAACAGGGCATGCATTCCGCAAATATACTGGTTTCACCGATGCAGGTGACATGGATCAGGGGCTCAATGCGCCATGGCTTCGGACATCGGATGTCTACCTGCTGGTTGCTGAGGCCAAAATCCGCTCGGCACAAAGCGGGGATACGGAACTTAATACCGTACGGAAACGAGTAGGTCTGAACGCGAAGACGGGCGCTACTATGACCGACATCATGCATGAGCGCCGGGTCGAGCTGGCAGGCGAAAACGAACGCCATCAGGATCTGATGCGCTGGGATAAAGCCGGCCTGATTGACATTGTCGCGCATTACAAAAAGGATCGAGGCCCTTACAAACCTGGCCGTACGTTTAGCAAACCGAAGCACTATTATTTCCCCCTGCCGCAGCGCGAAATCGACTTGAGCGATGGGGTGTTAAAGCAGAATCAGTACTACGTAAATTAA
- a CDS encoding SusC/RagA family TonB-linked outer membrane protein, translating into MLTFSGCQLLNAQPSASQQLATTRHSQSVHRPKAFRSTQDALSELERRYGVTIGYAATTLDNRPVPSEEWMQAKDLITALDRLLSPQNLTVKQVKKSVFIVKTADKTATEKPSVELMPPSVGIQSLVISVKQAVAVRGQVTGEDGQGIPGVSIVLQGTSTGTVTDTNGDYSLTVPDANGTLVFSFIGYTTQEVPVSNRATINVTLKNDVQQLGEVVVVGYGTQEKKDVTGAISAVKGADIQNLPSGGAQQALQGRAAGVNVVRNGGAPGNAGSIRIRGLGTVNNADPLIVIDGVPAGSMNDVNPNDIESIDVLKDASASAIYGTRAANGVVLITTKRGRFDDNLRLSVNGYAGVSNRIKTLAVLDAPTLASIKREAYTNDALTVPAIWQDSQYQTQQTNWQDQILRQGVTQNFDVALRGGGKYSSFAISGGYYNETGIIGNSYYKRYTFRINSDHKISKRLKIGQNLQFTNTHDNAPNTLSAQDGLLWSAIRFHPGLPVMNADGTYSTTQGKGAFGDINNPQYTIDTQDKDNARNRLLGSVTGEFEIIKGLKARANLALDATFSNTREFAVKVTDQYRTSSYNQLTLSNDKYWAFLQEYFLSYDKQFGQHTLGLVGGYTSQTFNDLYSATRGRDFASEDTDLRYMRYAGSIVAIGNGLDGGRSYDALQSVFGRGTYAYKDRYLLTATFRADGSSKFAPGNKWGYFPAFSLGWRVSDEPFFKNALSTVSNLKVTGGWGQLGNQNVSSLQYLALINSNYRYSFGDQNTSGSAQGRLANANIGWETAEMSNFGLDAGFLQNRLQASVNYFIKDTKNMLLSPPSLGTLGRATIPDQNVGQLRNQGLELELSYQKKIGDLSLSVSGNATFIKNRITKLLTPGSFLGSQTYGRTDQEITRSYEGYAYGTFYGWRTNGLYQTQGEIDADPALVNDPRRAQGLIHAGDVRFQDLNGDGVIDNNDRTILGSPQPKVTYGLNTGLTYKGFDMTLFFLGQGGVDIYNADRMQGLDASYSFNLYADETNRWTGPNSSNSISRVSITNSNRNFRTSDLFIERGDFLRLKNLTLGYTLPKPLMNRLGLSQARIYVTGQNVLTITKYTGLNPELGFADGDRSQGQYAQQNVDYAQYPQARTFTLGATLAF; encoded by the coding sequence TTGCTGACCTTCTCCGGTTGTCAGTTGCTAAACGCGCAACCTAGTGCCTCTCAACAACTAGCAACGACTCGGCATAGTCAGTCCGTTCACCGCCCCAAGGCCTTTCGTTCAACTCAAGATGCCCTGTCCGAACTGGAACGACGCTACGGTGTAACGATTGGCTATGCAGCAACTACGCTTGATAACCGACCAGTGCCATCGGAAGAATGGATGCAGGCCAAAGACCTGATAACCGCCCTGGATCGCCTGCTGTCGCCACAAAACCTTACCGTCAAACAGGTCAAAAAATCCGTATTCATCGTCAAAACGGCCGATAAGACTGCTACTGAAAAACCTTCCGTGGAGCTGATGCCGCCATCGGTTGGCATTCAGTCACTGGTCATCAGCGTTAAGCAGGCCGTGGCGGTACGGGGCCAGGTGACAGGCGAGGACGGACAGGGTATTCCAGGTGTCAGTATCGTGCTGCAAGGTACTAGTACCGGTACCGTTACTGATACCAACGGCGACTATTCGCTGACCGTTCCGGACGCAAACGGTACGCTGGTCTTCTCGTTTATCGGCTATACCACGCAGGAAGTACCCGTCAGCAATCGTGCGACGATCAACGTAACGCTGAAGAACGATGTTCAGCAACTTGGCGAAGTAGTGGTTGTCGGGTATGGTACGCAGGAAAAGAAAGACGTGACCGGGGCTATCTCGGCCGTGAAAGGGGCCGACATTCAGAACCTGCCGTCGGGTGGCGCGCAGCAAGCCCTGCAAGGACGGGCGGCAGGTGTTAACGTCGTGCGAAACGGTGGCGCACCGGGCAATGCGGGCTCCATTCGTATTCGGGGACTAGGCACGGTCAACAACGCCGATCCGCTTATCGTCATTGATGGAGTTCCGGCCGGTAGCATGAATGACGTCAACCCAAACGACATCGAAAGCATTGACGTCCTGAAAGATGCATCGGCTTCAGCGATTTACGGAACGCGGGCCGCCAACGGCGTTGTGCTAATAACGACAAAACGGGGGCGGTTCGACGACAACCTACGGCTAAGCGTTAACGGTTACGCGGGCGTCTCAAACCGTATCAAAACATTAGCGGTACTCGACGCACCTACGTTGGCCTCTATCAAGCGAGAAGCCTACACCAACGATGCCCTGACGGTTCCGGCAATCTGGCAGGATTCACAATACCAGACCCAGCAAACCAATTGGCAGGATCAAATTCTGCGGCAAGGTGTTACGCAAAACTTCGATGTGGCGCTTCGTGGAGGTGGTAAATACTCGTCGTTTGCCATTTCTGGCGGCTATTACAACGAAACGGGGATCATCGGCAATTCGTACTACAAACGGTATACATTCCGCATCAACTCGGACCACAAAATCAGTAAACGGCTCAAAATAGGTCAGAACCTCCAGTTTACAAACACCCACGACAATGCGCCGAATACCCTTTCGGCGCAGGACGGGCTGCTCTGGAGTGCAATCCGGTTTCACCCCGGTTTGCCTGTGATGAACGCCGATGGCACTTACAGTACCACGCAGGGGAAAGGTGCATTTGGTGATATTAACAACCCGCAATACACCATCGATACGCAGGATAAAGATAACGCCCGCAACCGGCTGCTGGGTAGCGTGACGGGTGAGTTCGAGATTATAAAAGGACTTAAAGCCCGCGCTAACCTCGCTCTCGACGCAACCTTCTCAAACACACGTGAATTTGCCGTCAAGGTTACCGATCAGTACCGCACATCATCGTATAACCAACTGACGCTTAGTAATGATAAGTACTGGGCCTTCCTGCAGGAATACTTTCTGTCATACGACAAGCAGTTTGGTCAGCACACGCTCGGGCTAGTGGGTGGCTATACCTCGCAGACTTTCAACGATCTGTATTCGGCCACGCGTGGGCGCGACTTCGCCAGCGAAGACACAGACTTAAGGTATATGCGCTACGCCGGTTCGATTGTCGCTATTGGTAACGGCCTGGACGGTGGTCGTAGCTACGATGCCCTGCAATCGGTATTCGGCCGGGGCACCTACGCCTACAAAGATCGCTATCTGCTGACGGCCACCTTTCGCGCCGACGGCTCTTCGAAGTTTGCACCGGGCAACAAGTGGGGCTACTTTCCGGCTTTCTCGCTCGGCTGGCGCGTGTCCGACGAACCCTTTTTCAAGAACGCCCTGTCAACTGTCAGTAATCTGAAAGTAACCGGCGGTTGGGGTCAGTTGGGGAATCAGAACGTCAGCTCGCTGCAATACCTGGCGCTTATCAACTCGAACTATCGCTATTCGTTCGGCGACCAGAATACGTCGGGTTCTGCACAGGGACGGCTCGCCAATGCCAACATTGGCTGGGAAACAGCTGAGATGAGCAATTTCGGGCTCGATGCGGGCTTCCTGCAAAACCGCTTACAGGCATCCGTCAACTATTTCATCAAGGACACTAAGAATATGCTGCTATCGCCCCCCTCGCTGGGTACGCTGGGGCGGGCTACCATTCCCGACCAGAACGTGGGGCAGCTACGTAACCAGGGGCTGGAACTGGAATTGAGTTATCAGAAAAAAATCGGCGACCTGTCGCTGTCGGTCAGCGGGAACGCGACGTTCATAAAGAACCGGATTACCAAACTACTGACGCCCGGCAGTTTCCTGGGATCGCAGACCTACGGCCGCACCGATCAGGAGATTACCCGCAGCTATGAGGGATATGCTTATGGAACATTTTATGGCTGGCGTACCAACGGGCTCTATCAGACGCAGGGCGAGATCGACGCCGACCCGGCACTGGTTAACGACCCACGTCGGGCTCAAGGCTTGATCCACGCCGGCGATGTACGTTTTCAGGATTTAAACGGCGATGGAGTTATCGACAACAATGACCGCACGATTCTGGGCAGCCCGCAGCCCAAAGTCACCTACGGTCTAAATACGGGTCTTACCTACAAGGGCTTTGACATGACGCTGTTTTTCCTTGGTCAGGGTGGCGTCGATATCTACAACGCCGACCGGATGCAGGGGCTCGACGCCAGTTATTCGTTTAATCTCTACGCCGACGAAACGAACCGCTGGACTGGCCCGAACAGCAGTAACAGCATTTCACGTGTAAGCATCACCAACTCAAACCGTAACTTCCGCACCTCTGACCTGTTCATTGAGCGGGGCGACTTTCTGCGGCTGAAAAACCTGACGCTCGGTTATACCTTGCCCAAACCGCTGATGAACCGGCTAGGCCTGTCGCAGGCACGTATTTACGTGACGGGGCAGAACGTGCTTACGATCACAAAATATACGGGGCTGAATCCCGAACTGGGCTTTGCCGATGGCGACCGGTCGCAGGGACAGTACGCGCAGCAAAATGTCGACTACGCTCAGTACCCGCAGGCTCGTACCTTCACGTTGGGCGCTACACTGGCTTTTTAA
- a CDS encoding FecR family protein, which yields MQQYDHFSAEELANDPDFIKWVKHTDSANSSVWRVWLNQHPHKAADVRLARQLVTMWKLSPVDPPAGAQAAVWVAIQAQKDGPAPAYQVRQQPPAPARRRRLGIAVALSSLLLLALGMILYRINIGMTEYNGTADSPRTVTLPDGSTVVLNTGATIRLARHWPADEPRTVWLTGKAQFSVTHQSNNQRFIVQTPDQLQVEVLGTVFTVDEQTQQTRIILNSGRVRLHVASQSTPISMVPGELIDVPAYKKQAIVRRRVQPAVYSAWATQQFIFDNTTLGEIADLLKQDLDYRIEFSDSTLRNRRMTIHLPTRDPDILLAAIAEANDLTVSIVTPKHIRIKPKL from the coding sequence ATGCAGCAGTACGATCATTTTTCGGCGGAAGAACTGGCGAACGACCCCGATTTTATTAAATGGGTAAAACATACCGACTCGGCAAATTCGTCCGTTTGGAGAGTCTGGCTGAATCAGCACCCCCATAAAGCCGCCGATGTTCGGCTTGCCCGACAGTTGGTAACAATGTGGAAGCTTTCTCCCGTCGACCCACCGGCTGGCGCGCAGGCAGCTGTCTGGGTGGCTATTCAGGCACAGAAAGATGGCCCAGCCCCGGCTTACCAAGTTCGCCAGCAGCCTCCCGCTCCCGCCCGAAGGCGCCGGCTTGGTATTGCAGTCGCGTTGAGTAGCCTGTTACTGCTGGCATTGGGCATGATCCTTTATCGGATAAATATAGGCATGACCGAATACAACGGTACTGCAGACTCTCCCCGTACGGTAACGCTGCCCGACGGGTCGACAGTTGTATTAAATACCGGCGCTACGATACGGTTAGCACGGCACTGGCCGGCCGACGAACCCCGGACGGTATGGTTAACGGGCAAGGCGCAGTTTTCCGTTACCCATCAGTCGAATAACCAGCGGTTCATCGTACAGACGCCCGATCAGCTACAGGTCGAAGTTTTAGGGACTGTCTTTACCGTCGATGAACAGACCCAACAAACACGCATCATACTCAACAGCGGACGTGTTCGCCTGCACGTGGCCAGTCAGTCGACACCTATCAGCATGGTACCGGGCGAACTGATCGACGTACCGGCGTATAAAAAACAGGCTATCGTTCGTCGGCGGGTCCAACCTGCTGTGTATAGCGCCTGGGCGACGCAGCAGTTTATTTTCGACAATACCACACTGGGTGAAATAGCCGATTTACTGAAGCAGGACCTCGACTACCGGATCGAGTTTTCCGACTCTACGCTGCGTAATCGCCGGATGACCATCCATCTGCCAACTCGTGACCCCGATATACTGCTTGCTGCCATCGCCGAAGCCAACGACCTCACCGTATCTATCGTAACCCCCAAACACATCCGTATCAAACCGAAACTGTAG
- a CDS encoding RNA polymerase sigma factor → MDTSNEHELWQQFQAGDEKAFSTIYSTYFSILYQYGYHIVQDEELVKDCIQTLFIEIWRSRRNLATDVAIKFYLLKAMRRQVYLSIRRQAPFVSATAFDETNQVTQSVSYEFELIVQETAQQRQAQLQRAINQLTNRQKEAITLLYINELTHAEIAEIMTLKTRSVYNLIHEAMGNLRRQLTPLNFTWPMVVLFILFDHVNSYPSVGL, encoded by the coding sequence ATGGATACTTCGAATGAACATGAGTTATGGCAGCAGTTTCAGGCTGGTGATGAAAAAGCCTTTTCGACTATCTATTCAACTTATTTCTCGATCCTGTATCAATATGGCTATCATATTGTTCAAGATGAGGAGTTGGTAAAAGATTGCATCCAAACCTTGTTTATTGAAATTTGGCGAAGCCGCCGGAATCTGGCGACCGATGTAGCTATTAAATTCTACCTGCTCAAAGCGATGCGTCGTCAGGTATACCTATCTATTCGCAGGCAAGCCCCTTTCGTATCCGCTACGGCCTTTGATGAAACTAACCAGGTTACACAATCTGTCTCATACGAATTCGAACTTATCGTTCAGGAAACGGCTCAGCAGCGACAAGCGCAATTGCAGCGAGCGATCAATCAACTGACCAACCGACAGAAAGAGGCCATTACGTTGCTGTACATAAACGAGCTGACTCATGCTGAGATAGCCGAGATCATGACACTTAAGACCCGAAGTGTTTACAATCTGATCCACGAAGCTATGGGGAATTTACGTAGGCAATTAACCCCCTTAAACTTCACATGGCCAATGGTCGTCTTGTTTATCCTATTTGATCATGTCAATAGTTATCCAAGTGTTGGGCTATAA
- a CDS encoding transposase, with protein MAKWHEKVRQAGFKTFNTVARSIQNHYETILNYFDNRSTNASAESFNAKIKAFRSQFRGVRNIEFFLYRLTQLYA; from the coding sequence TTGGCCAAATGGCATGAAAAAGTACGCCAAGCGGGATTCAAAACTTTCAACACCGTGGCCCGTTCTATCCAAAATCATTATGAAACGATTCTCAACTACTTTGACAACCGCAGTACCAACGCTTCAGCCGAGTCGTTCAATGCGAAGATCAAAGCATTTCGAAGTCAATTCCGCGGGGTGCGAAACATCGAATTCTTTCTGTACCGCCTAACTCAGTTATATGCTTAA
- a CDS encoding PAS domain-containing sensor histidine kinase encodes MKTNTTATPLVFLADGGEMGELTRQYNWAHTSLGPMDEWPASLQITVRNLLHSAFPMFLWWGPQLICFYNDAYRPSLGNNGKHPHMLGKPAKAVWPEIWDFIGPLIEQVMTTAQSVWYENQVVPIYRNGRLEEVYWTFSYSPAFDQTGQVQGVLVTCFETTPQVDLVHQLQWSEQRFQTLVRQASIAIIVLTGEEMRVTIVNQAYARLIDRPVEALQGQCLFDIIPEAEEPFRTILKEVRQTGEPVFLYDQPYWVHVDGGKKEGFLNLVYQPFTELDGSITGVMVLCQDVTQQVLNRRAVVESELRFRTLIEQAPVATCLFVGRNLVIEIANEAMITFFGQGRSILNQPIRDVLINTDADVAAISLLDRVFATAEAYVATGVPASLTINGTPGTYYFDLSLKPLRNAAGEVYAVLETAVDVTQQEVARRALKESESRLQSIIDLAELGSYRIDVATQRITKSPRVAELYGLPELTDVATSMNAIQESERKWISQVLNDALKPDSNGFYQVEYTVTHATTGRQRILRTNGQVKWDAFKQPVRIDGTVLDITAQRELQQELERQVQQRTDELWASQQATERANQGLAEANRDLTRSNENLQQFAFIASHDLQEPLRKIQQFGDLLSTQYGGQLGEGADHLHRMQLAASRMSILIRDLLAYSRISTQQDTTLPVSLTRVVQTAVADLDLLIEETGATLQIDALPTIIGDASQLGQLFQNLLSNALKFRQANRAPHVQIRCQVVPASSLPTLLQPTRQTPAYYLIEVADNGIGFDEKYTQRIFQVFQRLHGKHKFAGTGIGLAICEKVVANHGGVIWAQSQLGQGATFRIYFPNQ; translated from the coding sequence TTGAAAACAAACACGACGGCTACTCCTCTTGTGTTCCTGGCCGACGGTGGGGAAATGGGTGAACTGACTCGCCAGTATAATTGGGCACATACTTCCTTAGGCCCTATGGACGAGTGGCCAGCGAGCTTACAAATCACCGTCCGGAATCTATTGCACTCAGCTTTCCCCATGTTTCTCTGGTGGGGACCCCAACTCATCTGCTTCTACAATGACGCCTACCGACCTAGCTTAGGCAACAATGGCAAGCACCCGCATATGTTGGGTAAACCAGCCAAAGCGGTGTGGCCAGAGATTTGGGACTTTATAGGCCCCTTGATTGAGCAGGTCATGACGACGGCTCAATCGGTTTGGTATGAGAATCAGGTAGTACCCATCTATCGCAACGGGCGGCTGGAAGAGGTATACTGGACATTTAGTTACAGCCCGGCCTTCGATCAAACGGGCCAGGTGCAAGGGGTTTTGGTCACCTGTTTCGAAACAACACCCCAGGTTGATCTCGTTCATCAACTCCAGTGGTCTGAGCAACGGTTTCAAACCTTAGTACGCCAGGCATCGATCGCCATCATTGTCCTGACCGGAGAGGAGATGCGGGTGACCATTGTCAACCAGGCTTACGCCCGCTTGATTGATCGCCCCGTGGAGGCGTTGCAGGGCCAGTGTTTATTTGATATCATTCCAGAAGCCGAGGAACCTTTCCGGACCATCCTCAAGGAGGTTCGACAGACCGGTGAGCCGGTTTTTTTGTATGATCAACCCTATTGGGTACATGTTGACGGGGGAAAAAAGGAAGGCTTTCTAAATCTGGTTTATCAACCCTTCACCGAGTTGGATGGGTCCATTACCGGCGTCATGGTCCTTTGTCAGGATGTAACCCAACAAGTACTGAATCGTCGGGCTGTTGTCGAAAGCGAACTCCGCTTTCGTACCCTCATTGAACAGGCTCCGGTAGCCACCTGCCTGTTTGTGGGCCGTAACCTGGTCATTGAGATCGCCAATGAAGCGATGATTACCTTTTTTGGGCAGGGTCGATCCATTCTGAACCAGCCGATTCGGGATGTGTTGATCAATACGGACGCTGATGTAGCGGCTATTTCCCTACTGGATCGCGTTTTTGCTACCGCAGAAGCCTATGTGGCTACGGGTGTCCCGGCCAGCTTGACCATCAACGGCACACCCGGTACCTATTATTTCGATCTCAGTCTAAAGCCCTTACGGAACGCAGCCGGTGAGGTGTATGCGGTCTTGGAAACAGCTGTTGACGTGACCCAACAAGAGGTAGCCCGGCGGGCATTAAAAGAAAGTGAGAGCCGTTTACAATCCATCATCGACTTAGCCGAACTCGGTTCGTATCGCATTGATGTGGCTACCCAGCGCATCACTAAATCACCCCGGGTAGCCGAGTTGTATGGCCTGCCCGAGTTGACGGACGTAGCCACCTCGATGAATGCGATCCAGGAAAGCGAACGAAAGTGGATTAGTCAGGTACTTAACGACGCCCTCAAGCCGGACTCGAATGGCTTTTACCAGGTTGAATACACCGTCACTCATGCCACAACGGGTCGTCAGCGTATTCTACGCACCAACGGGCAGGTCAAGTGGGATGCCTTTAAGCAGCCCGTTCGCATTGACGGCACGGTGCTGGATATTACCGCCCAACGGGAGTTGCAACAGGAACTCGAACGCCAGGTCCAGCAAAGGACCGACGAGTTATGGGCCAGTCAGCAAGCCACGGAACGGGCTAATCAAGGGTTAGCTGAGGCTAATCGGGATCTCACCCGCTCCAACGAGAATCTCCAACAGTTCGCCTTCATTGCCTCCCATGATTTACAGGAGCCCTTGCGCAAGATTCAACAATTTGGCGATCTACTAAGCACTCAATATGGAGGGCAACTAGGCGAGGGGGCTGATCACCTGCACCGCATGCAGCTGGCCGCCAGTCGCATGTCGATTCTGATTCGAGACCTGCTGGCATATTCCCGCATTTCGACTCAACAGGATACCACCCTACCGGTATCTCTTACTCGTGTCGTTCAGACAGCGGTAGCGGATCTGGACTTACTGATAGAGGAAACCGGGGCCACCTTACAGATTGACGCGTTACCCACCATCATCGGGGATGCCTCCCAGCTAGGCCAACTGTTTCAAAATCTGCTCAGTAATGCCTTAAAATTTCGGCAAGCCAATCGGGCTCCCCATGTTCAAATCCGTTGTCAAGTCGTACCGGCGAGTAGCCTTCCAACCCTGCTTCAACCCACCCGTCAAACCCCGGCATATTACCTGATTGAGGTAGCTGATAATGGGATTGGCTTTGATGAGAAGTACACCCAACGCATTTTCCAGGTCTTTCAGCGGTTGCATGGTAAACATAAGTTTGCGGGCACGGGAATTGGTCTGGCCATTTGTGAAAAAGTGGTGGCTAATCATGGTGGGGTTATCTGGGCCCAGAGTCAACTGGGTCAAGGGGCTACGTTTCGTATTTATTTCCCTAATCAGTAA
- a CDS encoding NAD(P)/FAD-dependent oxidoreductase has translation MISKQLHIVVVGAGIVGASLAYQLQRGQAQVTLLDKAPNPADGATVNSFGWITVNPESPQTYIALRQQAIADWHRLDEELKGQLKLNWSGALTWRDDPNQTERLAGRLMEAGYTVRVIDQLHIQRLEPNLKKVPSRAIWAAKEGAIDPNLTLPGLITAARQAGVSCQLGNEVVSLLVSGSRLTGVLTAHGVIRADLVVLATGVEATTLCQPLAVHLPLANSPAILVAFRTAHPFVNRIVSSPSLELRAASPTLTLCAEEFLDDSIENNPQAIARRSLDNIKGQWHHVGPLTLTTVRVGNRPIPADGLPIIGRISSIDGLYVAVMHAGVTLAAVVGRLIASELLSDQEEALLDSYRPTRFPYLR, from the coding sequence ATGATCAGCAAACAGCTTCATATTGTGGTGGTAGGGGCGGGTATTGTGGGGGCCAGCCTGGCTTACCAGTTACAACGAGGTCAGGCACAAGTTACTTTGCTGGATAAAGCGCCCAATCCAGCGGATGGGGCAACGGTTAACTCATTCGGCTGGATTACGGTTAACCCCGAGTCACCGCAGACTTACATCGCCCTGAGGCAACAAGCCATAGCGGACTGGCACCGACTGGATGAGGAATTGAAGGGACAACTCAAGCTGAATTGGTCGGGTGCGTTGACTTGGCGGGATGATCCCAATCAAACTGAGCGACTGGCGGGCAGACTCATGGAGGCTGGTTATACGGTGCGCGTAATCGATCAGCTACATATACAACGGCTGGAGCCCAATCTAAAAAAGGTGCCTTCCCGGGCCATATGGGCTGCAAAGGAAGGGGCAATAGATCCTAACTTAACCCTACCGGGCTTGATCACTGCCGCTCGCCAAGCGGGTGTCAGCTGTCAATTGGGGAATGAGGTCGTCTCCTTGCTGGTGAGCGGTTCCCGCCTTACGGGGGTGCTTACGGCTCATGGTGTGATACGTGCTGACTTGGTTGTCTTAGCCACCGGAGTGGAGGCAACCACCTTATGCCAGCCACTGGCAGTCCACTTGCCCCTGGCTAACTCGCCCGCTATACTGGTGGCGTTTCGGACTGCCCATCCGTTTGTAAACCGGATCGTTTCTTCTCCCTCACTGGAACTACGAGCGGCTTCTCCTACGCTGACGCTGTGTGCTGAAGAGTTCCTGGATGATTCCATCGAGAATAACCCCCAGGCGATAGCCCGCCGAAGCCTGGACAACATAAAAGGCCAGTGGCATCATGTAGGTCCACTGACCCTAACGACTGTTAGGGTAGGGAACCGGCCCATTCCTGCGGACGGACTCCCGATCATCGGTCGAATAAGCAGTATCGACGGACTCTATGTGGCCGTGATGCATGCCGGTGTAACGTTGGCAGCCGTGGTTGGCCGACTGATAGCCAGCGAGTTACTTAGCGATCAGGAGGAAGCTTTGCTGGATTCTTATCGTCCCACCAGATTTCCTTACTTGAGGTGA